The Euphorbia lathyris chromosome 2, ddEupLath1.1, whole genome shotgun sequence genome includes a window with the following:
- the LOC136217953 gene encoding uncharacterized protein gives MCSETSPRISFSNDLVPQDDQVRRDIDLLESNSDFEFSICSSLGHQSSSADELFADGIILPAAANQTHPRNVSLPPIPCNSKREEDRSILNPESEEKIQSKSFWGFKRSSSLNCDIKKTLICSLPLLSRSNSTGSAPNPNSNPKQKASSCKEFNKQKQQLGKKVAVPGSNYVYSLPQKPPLKKYYGGSNGNGVNKVLNVPPPYIGKGAASLFGLGSFLRNGKEKTRR, from the coding sequence ATGTGCTCCGAAACAAGCCCTCGTATTTCATTTTCTAACGATCTAGTTCCACAAGATGACCAGGTTCGAAGAGATATCGATCTCCTGGAATCAAATTCTGATTTCGAATTCAGCATATGCAGCAGCTTAGGTCACCAATCTTCTTCAGCAGACGAGCTTTTCGCTGACGGCATCATTCTTCCCGCTGCTGCAAATCAAACACATCCGCGAAACGTTTCGCTCCCTCCTATTCCTTGTAATTCCAAGAGAGAAGAAGACAGATCAATTTTGAATCCAGAGTCGGAAGAAAAGATTCAAAGCAAGTCTTTCTGGGGGTTTAAAAGAAGCAGCAGTCTCAATTGTGATATCAAGAAGACCTTAATTTGCTCTTTACCTCTTCTATCCAGAAGCAATTCAACTGGATCGGCACCGAATCCGAATTCAAATCCGAAGCAGAAAGCGTCATCCTGCAAGGAATTTAACAAGCAAAAGCAACAATTAGGGAAGAAAGTAGCAGTGCCTGGTAGTAATTATGTCTATTCGTTACCGCAGAAGCCGCCATTGAAGAAATACTATGGAGGATCTAACGGAAATGGTGTTAATAAGGTCTTAAATGTTCCTCCTCCATACATTGGTAAAGGAGCTGCAAGTCTTTTTGGTTTGGGATCTTTTTTGCGCAATGGAAAAGAAAAGACCAGaagataa
- the LOC136217954 gene encoding uncharacterized protein, producing the protein MAMASQSQDRSKSLHNFSLPCLKWGNQRVLRCVKVTGGDHRRRSSSSSMPNGFQSNFDTQKNHKSISIQQNPVSPDVRFNGGAKRLKVSPLLEEEKAADIDDSAKPWNLRTRRAACKAPLRSEEKRNADFSGQILEIDTPRRNETSLVNKHCVQPVKEKIKFSVPLSKREIEQDFMEMAKIRPPRRPKKRPRIVQKYLDSIFPGLWLTEVTADAYKVPEVPES; encoded by the exons ATGGCGATGGCGTCCCAATCCCAAGATAGATCAAAATCACTACACAACTTCTCTTTGCCTTGCTTGAAATGGGGTAACCAAAGAGTTCTTAGATGTGTCAAAGTCACTGGTGGTGATCATCGTCGTcgctcttcttcttcttcgatgcCGAATGGCTTTCAATCCAACTTCGATACCCAAAAGAATCATAAATCAATCTCAATTCAACAAAATCCCGTCTCTCCTGATGTTAGATTCAATGGAGGTGCTAAGCGATTGAAGGTTTCTCCTCTTCTCGAAGAAGAGAAAGCCGCTGATATTGACGATTCTGCTAAGCCTTGGAATTTGAGGACCAGAAGGGCAGCGTGTAAGGCACCACTACGGTCAGAAGAGAAGAGGAATGCTGATTTTTCAGGACAAATTTTGGAGATTGATACCCCAAGGCGGAATGAGACTTCTTTGGTAAACAAGCACTGTGTCCAGCCGGTCAAGGAGAAAATCAAGTTTTCCGTTCCCTTGTCTAAACGAGAGATTGAGCAGGATTTCATGGAGATGGCTAAGATTAGGCCTCCAAGGAGACCTAAAAAGAGACCTCGAATTGTGCAGAAGTATTTGGAC TCGATCTTTCCGGGATTGTGGCTAACAGAAGTTACAGCCGATGCATATAAGGTTCCTGAAGTACCAGAGTCATGA
- the LOC136217957 gene encoding uncharacterized protein isoform X1: MALFLSKKPTSLSSLLSPHFISRVFTICSKTSTSIGNTAAKSSVYERQKHCSNSVSNIHLSPLFSDRRPFMDGYDIEVVDNEIWQVKTGLLHAWNGLDREKEEVQQHASESFQEKVDVASSLGGSDFDEIDNMRVRDHLFYKLDRDSKEYEEYSYDFHRKKSSQRNVRKDDDRKENKKKENQVEKLPQIVRNNKAYSLHLQKMEGHDDVEKKKIRKPTYNQLTGPYHEPFCLDVYISKASVRACIVHRVTSKVVAVAHSISKDIKFDLISTRNAIACAAVGSILAQRALEDDIHDVIYTPRKGERLEGKLQIVLQSIIDNGINVKVKFKHRNRKKVRLP; the protein is encoded by the coding sequence ATGGCTTTATTTCTCTCGAAGAAACCCACTAGTTTGTCATCGCTTCTGAGTCCCCATTTCATCTCAAGAGTCTTTACTATCTGCTCAAAGACTTCCACTAGTATTGGTAACACAGCTGCAAAATCTTCAGTTTATGAGAGACAAAAACATTGTAGCAATTCTGTTAGTAACATTCATCTTTCTCCATTGTTCAGTGATCGGAGACCATTTATGGATGGTTATGATATTGAGGTCGTGGATAATGAGATTTGGCAGGTTAAAACAGGTTTACTGCATGCTTGGAATGGATTAGACAGGGAAAAGGAAGAAGTACAGCAGCATGCTAGTGAATCATTTCAAGAGAAAGTTGATGTAGCATCTTCGCTGGGTGGCTCGGATTTTGACGAGATTGATAATATGAGAGTTCGAGACCATCTTTTTTATAAGCTTGACAGGGACTCCAAAGAATATGAAGAGTACAGTTATGACTTTCACCGGAAGAAATCATCGCAGAGGAATGTAAGGAAGGATGATGATCgtaaagaaaacaaaaagaaggaAAACCAAGTTGAAAAGCTTCCCCAGATAGTGAGAAATAATAAGGCTTATTCTTTGCATCTGCAGAAGATGGAGGGTCATgatgatgttgagaaaaagaaGATTAGAAAACCAACTTACAATCAGCTTACTGGGCCTTATCATGAACCATTCTGCTTAGACGTTTACATATCAAAAGCCTCTGTTCGTGCGTGCATTGTTCACCGGGTCACAAGCAAGGTGGTGGCTGTTGCACATTCGATATCCAAGGACATAAAATTTGATCTGATCTCAACAAGGAATGCAATTGCTTGTGCTGCAGTGGGATCAATTCTAGCGCAAAGAGCTTTAGAAGATGATATTCATGATGTGATTTACACACCAAGAAAAGGGGAGAGGCTAGAGGGTAAGCTTCAGATTGTGCTTCAGTCTATTATTGATAATGGCATTAATGTGAAAGTGAAGTTTAAGCATAGGAACCGTAAGAAGGTTCGTTTACCATGA
- the LOC136217957 gene encoding uncharacterized protein isoform X2, translated as MDGYDIEVVDNEIWQVKTGLLHAWNGLDREKEEVQQHASESFQEKVDVASSLGGSDFDEIDNMRVRDHLFYKLDRDSKEYEEYSYDFHRKKSSQRNVRKDDDRKENKKKENQVEKLPQIVRNNKAYSLHLQKMEGHDDVEKKKIRKPTYNQLTGPYHEPFCLDVYISKASVRACIVHRVTSKVVAVAHSISKDIKFDLISTRNAIACAAVGSILAQRALEDDIHDVIYTPRKGERLEGKLQIVLQSIIDNGINVKVKFKHRNRKKVRLP; from the coding sequence ATGGATGGTTATGATATTGAGGTCGTGGATAATGAGATTTGGCAGGTTAAAACAGGTTTACTGCATGCTTGGAATGGATTAGACAGGGAAAAGGAAGAAGTACAGCAGCATGCTAGTGAATCATTTCAAGAGAAAGTTGATGTAGCATCTTCGCTGGGTGGCTCGGATTTTGACGAGATTGATAATATGAGAGTTCGAGACCATCTTTTTTATAAGCTTGACAGGGACTCCAAAGAATATGAAGAGTACAGTTATGACTTTCACCGGAAGAAATCATCGCAGAGGAATGTAAGGAAGGATGATGATCgtaaagaaaacaaaaagaaggaAAACCAAGTTGAAAAGCTTCCCCAGATAGTGAGAAATAATAAGGCTTATTCTTTGCATCTGCAGAAGATGGAGGGTCATgatgatgttgagaaaaagaaGATTAGAAAACCAACTTACAATCAGCTTACTGGGCCTTATCATGAACCATTCTGCTTAGACGTTTACATATCAAAAGCCTCTGTTCGTGCGTGCATTGTTCACCGGGTCACAAGCAAGGTGGTGGCTGTTGCACATTCGATATCCAAGGACATAAAATTTGATCTGATCTCAACAAGGAATGCAATTGCTTGTGCTGCAGTGGGATCAATTCTAGCGCAAAGAGCTTTAGAAGATGATATTCATGATGTGATTTACACACCAAGAAAAGGGGAGAGGCTAGAGGGTAAGCTTCAGATTGTGCTTCAGTCTATTATTGATAATGGCATTAATGTGAAAGTGAAGTTTAAGCATAGGAACCGTAAGAAGGTTCGTTTACCATGA